Proteins encoded by one window of Salvia splendens isolate huo1 chromosome 7, SspV2, whole genome shotgun sequence:
- the LOC121810794 gene encoding uncharacterized protein LOC121810794, with amino-acid sequence MNKILLQFVAAVALSALLGRSAARDLRPSDHGLEFQESSSSPPPRDGGAEEQQEMMAFFGETTSSATVQLPEAKNISDTWLGARAGERARDESRRDHVRLGLLVATAVCGLTGVALLAISGAVFIFRLRKTDRNSSSLPPIHAEKKISG; translated from the coding sequence atgaacaaaatcCTCCTCCAATTCGTCGCCGCCGTGGCCCTATCCGCCCTCCTCGGCCGCTCCGCCGCCCGGGACCTCCGGCCGTCGGACCACGGCCTCGAGTTCCAGGAGAGCTcctcgtcgccgccgccgcgagACGGCGGCGCCGAAGAGCAGCAGGAAATGATGGCATTCTTCGGCGAAACGACGTCGTCGGCGACCGTGCAGCTGCCGGAGGCGAAGAACATCAGCGACACGTGGCTGGGAGCTCGCGCGGGCGAGAGAGCACGTGACGAGTCAAGGAGAGATCACGTGCGGCTGGGCTTGCTGGTGGCGACGGCGGTGTGCGGGCTGACCGGCGTCGCGCTGCTGGCGATTTCCGGCGCCGTATTTATTTTCCGGCTACGGAAAACTGACCGGAATTCTTCGTCTTTGCCGCCGATTCACGCGGAGAAGAAAATCAGTGGTTAG